The Chitinophagaceae bacterium genome includes a region encoding these proteins:
- the mtaB gene encoding tRNA (N(6)-L-threonylcarbamoyladenosine(37)-C(2))-methylthiotransferase MtaB → MKKITFYTLGCKLNYSETSTISQMFQKKGYTVVPFHETPDIFIINTCSVTENADKKCKKIVQESKKISPHALVAIIGCYAQLKPKEISEIPGVDMVLGASEKFNLVEHIEQTTQKELFKFQANTKIDTITQYHSAYSTGDRTRSFLKVQDGCNYKCTFCTIPNARGKSRSGTIDNIFSLAKSIGEQNIKEIVLTGVNIGDFGIQEGRRKETFFNLIQKLDTVENVSRFRISSIEPNLLTEEIIHFIAQSEKFVPHFHIPLQSGSDTILESMKRRYRKDMYEKKIHSIKKQMPHCCVGIDVIVGFPGETEELFLETYSFLKNIDCSYLHVFTYSERDNTPAQTFHGIVNKKERQERSHILRELSDNKKKQFYQKNLKKNYTVLFENDIENGKMHGFTENYIRVNTPYDPLLINELRKVELLDITQNGTVTAREI, encoded by the coding sequence TTGAAAAAGATAACATTTTATACACTCGGTTGTAAATTAAACTATTCGGAAACATCTACCATCTCCCAAATGTTTCAAAAAAAAGGATATACTGTAGTTCCATTTCATGAAACTCCGGACATTTTCATCATCAACACCTGCTCTGTAACAGAAAATGCTGATAAAAAATGTAAAAAAATTGTGCAAGAATCTAAAAAAATATCTCCTCATGCACTTGTAGCGATTATAGGTTGTTACGCTCAACTAAAACCAAAAGAAATATCTGAAATACCGGGAGTAGATATGGTATTAGGAGCATCCGAAAAATTCAATCTGGTAGAACATATAGAACAAACTACACAAAAAGAACTTTTTAAATTCCAAGCAAATACAAAAATAGATACCATTACTCAGTATCACAGTGCCTATTCTACGGGAGATAGAACTAGATCTTTTCTAAAAGTACAAGATGGATGTAATTATAAGTGCACTTTTTGCACCATTCCCAATGCCCGTGGCAAAAGTAGGAGTGGTACCATAGATAATATTTTTTCTCTTGCAAAATCAATCGGAGAACAAAATATAAAAGAAATTGTCTTGACGGGAGTAAACATAGGCGACTTTGGAATTCAGGAAGGACGCAGAAAAGAAACTTTTTTTAACCTCATACAAAAGTTAGATACCGTAGAAAATGTATCTCGCTTCCGAATTTCCTCCATAGAACCCAATCTCTTAACAGAAGAAATCATTCATTTTATAGCCCAATCAGAAAAATTTGTCCCTCATTTTCATATACCTTTGCAATCAGGAAGTGATACTATTTTAGAAAGCATGAAACGAAGGTATAGAAAAGACATGTATGAGAAAAAAATCCATTCTATCAAAAAACAAATGCCCCATTGCTGCGTAGGAATAGACGTTATAGTCGGATTCCCAGGAGAAACAGAAGAATTGTTTTTAGAAACATATTCTTTTCTTAAGAATATAGATTGTAGCTATCTCCACGTATTTACTTACTCCGAACGTGATAACACTCCCGCACAAACATTCCATGGAATAGTAAATAAAAAAGAACGCCAAGAAAGATCACATATACTGAGAGAACTATCTGACAACAAAAAAAAACAATTTTATCAAAAGAATCTCAAAAAAAACTATACCGTTCTCTTCGAAAACGACATAGAAAACGGAAAAATGCACGGATTTACAGAAAATTATATCCGCGTAAATACTCCTTATGACCCACTTCTCATAAATGAACTTCGAAAAGTAGAACTTTTAGATATTACCCAAAACGGAACTGTGACAGCAAGAGAAATATAA
- the nhaC gene encoding Na+/H+ antiporter NhaC, producing the protein MESNNTKQPSLFVAILPIVFLVTALTINIIVFGNNVLEGASQIAIILASIVGGVIAVFYGVKWDFILEYILKNINTSMNAILILFLIGSLSGTWLVSGVVPAMIYYGLQILNPNIFLAVACIICAIVSVASGSSWSTVATVGIALLGIGKALHIHEGLVAGSIISGAYFGDKVSPMSDTTNLAPAVSGTDLFTHIKYMLYTTIPSMTITLIIYLVLGIYQGSSGTPTDIDPILSALDSKFNINGWLFLVPIIVLVLIIKNTPAIPAMLIGTFLGALFALLFQQHIITEISGSPEKSFVTQAYIGVMKSVYTTVSIKTGNELVDALLITNGMAGMLKTIWLILTAMVFGGVMEAGGFLKTISSFIISKVHKTWSLIAATTGTCVFFNSTASDQYMAIAIPGGMYKEIYRKRGLKPENLSRTLEDAGTVTSVLIPWNTCGATQSSVLGISTFVYAPYCFFNIISPLMTIFFAVCNIKIRRFSNPPATQENTDVSERNH; encoded by the coding sequence ATGGAATCAAATAATACAAAACAACCGAGTTTATTTGTAGCAATTTTACCTATAGTTTTTTTAGTAACCGCCCTTACTATTAATATTATAGTATTTGGGAATAATGTTTTAGAGGGGGCTAGTCAAATAGCCATTATTTTAGCATCAATAGTAGGGGGAGTAATAGCAGTTTTTTACGGAGTAAAATGGGATTTCATATTAGAATATATTTTAAAGAATATCAATACTTCTATGAATGCTATTTTGATACTTTTTTTAATAGGTTCTCTATCAGGGACATGGCTTGTGAGCGGAGTAGTCCCTGCGATGATTTATTACGGATTACAAATATTAAACCCGAATATTTTTTTAGCCGTTGCTTGTATTATTTGTGCAATAGTATCTGTGGCGAGTGGAAGCTCTTGGTCTACAGTTGCAACAGTAGGAATAGCACTTTTAGGTATAGGAAAAGCATTACATATTCACGAAGGATTAGTTGCAGGATCCATAATATCAGGTGCGTATTTTGGAGATAAAGTATCTCCTATGTCAGATACCACTAATTTAGCCCCCGCTGTTTCAGGAACTGACCTCTTTACTCATATCAAATATATGTTGTATACTACTATACCGAGTATGACCATCACCCTTATCATCTATCTTGTATTAGGAATATATCAAGGAAGCAGTGGAACTCCCACAGACATAGACCCCATTTTATCCGCATTAGATTCTAAATTTAATATCAATGGATGGCTTTTTTTAGTTCCCATAATAGTGTTAGTACTCATTATAAAGAATACACCAGCTATTCCCGCTATGCTTATAGGAACTTTTTTAGGAGCTTTGTTTGCTCTTTTATTTCAACAGCACATTATTACCGAAATATCGGGTTCACCTGAAAAATCTTTTGTAACACAAGCATATATAGGCGTAATGAAGTCCGTTTATACCACTGTTTCTATTAAAACGGGAAATGAATTAGTAGATGCATTATTAATTACAAATGGTATGGCAGGAATGCTAAAAACAATATGGCTTATCCTTACCGCAATGGTGTTTGGAGGAGTTATGGAAGCAGGAGGATTCTTAAAAACAATATCTTCTTTTATTATTTCAAAAGTTCATAAGACATGGTCACTCATTGCGGCAACAACCGGTACTTGTGTCTTTTTTAATTCTACTGCTTCCGACCAATATATGGCAATAGCAATACCAGGAGGTATGTATAAAGAAATTTATAGAAAAAGAGGACTCAAGCCCGAAAACCTCAGCAGAACTTTAGAAGATGCGGGAACGGTAACCTCTGTTCTCATCCCATGGAACACCTGCGGAGCTACTCAATCCTCTGTTTTAGGAATAAGCACTTTTGTCTACGCACCTTACTGCTTTTTTAATATAATAAGCCCATTGATGACTATTTTCTTTGCAGTTTGTAATATTAAAATACGCAGATTTTCAAATCCTCCTGCTACCCAAGAAAATACCGATGTTTCAGAAAGAAATCATTAA